The Monomorium pharaonis isolate MP-MQ-018 chromosome 5, ASM1337386v2, whole genome shotgun sequence genome includes a window with the following:
- the LOC105839104 gene encoding nidogen isoform X1: MARGAARWSVLLGSLALALALIAPFTAALSKRDLYQYVGSGSNVLETDSNRMLISAEAVLKTPIVFYDKIYNSIFVNGNGVLSFARAMQRFFNIAFPLDDPVIAPLYTHVDTRASGTIYWSETDSPEVLARAGGLIRSAFKNATNFVPTHVFLATWMDVGYYNERNDKVNTYQVAISSNGTHSFVELLYPENGIQWIQGESHPNGLPDAKAQAGFMSEGKMYTLRGSGTDQIQNVDKWSNVNRPGQWLFQVGPIDESENVKTPDNVEDTMTMHQAASCRTGATTCHSKATCIDYEIGFCCSCKQGYFGNGKSCQPNDVPLRVIGRITGKLNGVEFPSRDLQCYVQTKDGRTYTALSRIPEEIGASFQLLGNLGGVIGWLFAKPVSDTENGYELTGGLFNHTAELNFPSSGDKVTIRSNYLGLDVFGQLKMEADITGTVPHLERDTRIEYGDYDELYTRAKPGLIRSQSERTCKLSRGGGDEREIAFKLDQIINYRECPHAVFDPEDDTTRLKYFRGVTAYEGTEGIIRFAVNTKITPLEEEDPCIQGRQTCGDHSSCVVDGDSFRCVCNAGYQYLYEEDGSAICVDVNECTAGNHMCSPDAQCINQEGSHMCQCRAGFTGDGRVCERLPSCEDTRCGNYEQCSMIGGVPTCTCIPGFEETDQGCYPSQHVPCNEEDNCSPYGLCSFDGNRKKHVCVCMPGYIGDGYTCYSESDVTTTDGPPQPQCVVGVCWCPNGWEFRDYACVRQEGEQYEHTTVDYKMRDLSCNVVNRCHPYAQCIYVTSTGDYECRCNPGYEGDGMECTKTEVSCLEVDICDLNASCQYEEPMAKCVCNPGYVGDGTTCSRIDECNDNSECETNEQCTYHPMNSRYECTCKPGFSIDVDDRCVPSDCSTNLSQCHVNAQCVPSGDGSGYKCVCINGYHGDGIRQCVEDHIGCNVLNNCGRNAICGYNQTSANFACVCQPGYYGNGFTCRPQSSCRHDPNLCSSDAKCVSTGENQFACVCNEGYVGDGINCKRRPTHDSNFLLVNQGMATHRIPFVPTRQNPGNPIYIAYTQMAIALDIDCLGGKAYTSDITGNRIVELSYNGSMAATFIPKVSSPEGLSVDWVSRNIFWTDSGKTTVEVASLVTKKRKVLVSDGLVNPRGIAVHPYRGKIFWSDWNRAAPKLEWANEDGTDRAIFLQGDYVKLPNSLTIDWATDELCWADAGTFTISCIEIDNRKVTIVANELSYPFGLAISQSHYYWTDWKTHKIEVGMKTNGERRTPLSIPPGGSGKLYGIVVVPESCPRVTNVCQYDNGRCNKNQLCLPDGQGGRTCACADDATGPCTDSRY, translated from the exons ATGGCTCGCGGCGCAGCACGCTGGAGCGTTCTGCTGGGCTCGCTGGCCCTCGCGCTGGCCCTAATCGCGCCCTTCACCGCAGCTTTATCCAAAAGGGACCTATACCAATATGTCGGATCGGGTTCTAACGTCCTCGAAACCGATAGCAACAGAATGCTGATATCCGCCGAGGCTGTTCTCAAAACACCCATCGTTTTCTACGACAAAATCTACAACTCGATATTC GTAAATGGAAATGGCGTTCTCTCATTTGCCAGAGCCATGCAGAGGTTTTTCAACATTGCGTTCCCTCTTGATGATCCAGTCATCGCGCCTCTTTACACGCACGTTGATACAAGAGCTTCCGGAACGATTTATTGGAGCGAAACTGACTCCCCTGAGGTTCTCGCTAGAGCCGGAGGACTGATTCGTAGCGCTTTCAAAAACGCCACTAACTTTGTGCCCACACATGTCTTTTTGGCCACTTGGATGGACGTTGGTTATTACAATGAGCGAAATGATAAG GTGAATACTTATCAAGTCGCTATATCATCCAACGGTACGCATTCCTTTGTTGAACTACTGTACCCGGAAAATGGTATACAGTGGATCCAGGGTGAATCGCATCCTAACGGTCTCCCAGATGCCAAGGCACAGGCAGGATTCATGAGCGAGGGCAAAATGTATACCCTTAGGGGCTCGGGCACAGACCAAATTCAGAATGTCGACAA GTGGTCGAATGTAAATAGGCCTGGCCAGTGGCTGTTTCAAGTCGGTCCTATCGACGAAAGCGAAAATGTAAAGACACCCGATAATGTCGAAG ACACGATGACTATGCATCAAGCGGCCAGCTGTAGGACCGGCGCCACCACTTGCCACAGCAAAGCGACCTGCATCGATTACGAGATCGGATTCTGCTGCAGTTGCAAGCAGGGCTATTTCGGCAACGGGAAATCCTGCCAGCCAAACG acgTGCCACTCCGAGTTATTGGTCGAATAACTGGCAAGCTAAACGGCGTCGAATTTCCCTCGAGGGATCTTCAATGTTACGTGCAAACCAAAGATGGACGAACGTACACGGCCTTATCAAGGATACCTGAAGAAATCGGTGCTAGTTTTCAACTTTTGGGCAATTTAGGTGGCGTGATTGGCTGGCTATTCGCAAAACCCGTCAGCGATACTGAGAACGGATACGAGCTTACAG GCGGCTTATTCAATCACACGGCGGAGCTGAACTTCCCGTCGAGCGGTGACAAAGTGACGATACGCAGTAATTACCTCGGATTGGACGTCTTCGGTCAGCTGAAAATGGAAGCGGACATCACGGGTACGGTGCCGCATCTGGAGCGGGACACCAGGATAGAGTACGGCGATTACGACGAGCTCTACACACGCGCCAAGCCGGGATTGATCCGTTCTCAAAGCGAGCGCACCTGTAAACTTTCGCGTGGCGGCGGGGACGAACGGGAGATCGCTTTCAAGCTGGATCAGATAATCAACTATCGGGAGTGCCCGCACGCTGTCTTCGATCCCGAGGACGACACAACCAGGCTGAAGTACTTCAGGGGTGTCACTGCTTACGAGGGCACCGAAGGCATTATACGATTCGCCGTCAACACTAAGATAACACCCCTCGAGGAGGAGGACCCGTGTATTCAGGGACGACAGACTTGCGGTGATCACAGCTCTTGTGTGGTCGACGGAGACAGCTTCAGATGCGTGTGTAACGCAGG GTATCAGTATCTGTACGAGGAAGACGGCAGTGCGATTTGCGTGGACGTGAACGAATGCACAGCCGGTAATCACATGTGTTCCCCAGACGCTCAATGTATTAATCAAGAAGGCAGCCACATGTGCCAATGTAGAGCTGGCTTTACGGGAGACGGTCGTGTTTGTGAAA GGTTGCCATCTTGCGAGGATACTCGTTGCGGAAATTATGAACAATGTTCAATGATCGGAGGTGTACCTACGTGCACCTGTATTCCTGGTTTTGAGGAAACAGATCAGGGATGTTACCCTTCACAACATG TACCCTGTAACGAGGAGGATAACTGTTCCCCATACGGACTCTGTAGTTTCGACGGGAATAGGAAGAAACACGTGTGCGTTTGTATGCCTGGTTATATCG GCGATGGATACACGTGTTACTCCGAATCCGACGTCACCACAACAGACGGACCGCCGCAACCGCAGTGCGTGGTTGGAGTGTGTTGGTGCCCGAATGGTTGGGAATTCCGTGACTATGCCTGCGTGAGGCAAGAGGGAGAACAATACGAACATACGACAGTTGACTATAAAATGCGAGACT TATCTTGCAACGTGGTGAACAGGTGTCATCCTTACGCCCAGTGCATCTACGTGACGAGTACCGGCGATTACGAGTGCCGCTGTAATCCGGGATACGAGGGCGATGGTATGGAATGCACCAAGACAG AGGTATCCTGCTTGGAAGTGGATATCTGCGACCTCAATGCGTCCTGCCAGTACGAGGAGCCGATGGCAAAATGCGTGTGCAATCCAGGATACGTCGGCGACGGAACAACATGCAGTCGTATCG ACGAGTGCAACGATAATTCCGAGTGCGAGACGAACGAACAATGCACCTACCATCCCATGAACTCGCGCTACGAGTGCACCTGCAAGCCCGGATTCAGTATAGATGTGGACGATCGATGCGTGCCGTCCGATTGCTCGACGAATCTTTCTCAGTGCCACGTAAACGCGCAATGCGTGCCGTCCGGCGACGGTAGTGGCTACAAATGCGTCTGCATAAACGGCTATCACGGCGACGGTATACGTCAGTGTGTGGAGGACCATATTGGCTGTAACGTTTTGAATAACTGCGGCCGAAACGCAATTTGTGGATACAATCAGACGTCCGCGAATTTCGCGTGTGTCTGCCAACCG GGTTACTATGGTAATGGTTTTACATGTCGGCCACAATCTTCGTGCAGACATGATCCTAATCTCTGCTCTTCCGATGCAAAGTGCGTGTCGACTGGTGAAAATCAATTCGCTTGCGTTTGCAACGAGGGTTACGTCGGCGATGGCATAAATTGTAAGCGCCGGCCGACGCACGACTCTAACTTTTTGCTGGTGAACCAAGGAATGGCCACGCATCGGATACCGTTCGTGCCCACACGACAGAATCCAGGAAATCCGATCTACATAGCTTATACGCAAATGGCGATAGCTCTAGATATCGATTGCCTTGGCGGTAAAGCTTACACCAGCGATATCACtg GCAACAGGATAGTCGAACTATCTTATAACGGATCGATGGCAGCGACATTTATTCCGAAAGTTAGCAGTCCCGAGGGACTGTCGGTCGATTGGGTCTCGAGGAACATCTTCTGGACCGACTCAGGCAAGACGACCGTCGAGGTTGCTAGTCTAGTGACAAAGAAACGCAAAGTCCTCGTTTCCGATGGACTGGTCAATCCGAGGGGAATAGCTGTTCATCCATATCGGGG aaaaatattttggtcTGATTGGAATCGCGCCGCTCCGAAACTGGAGTGGGCTAATGAAGATGGAACAGATCGAGCAATCTTCCTTCAGGGTGATTACGTTAAGCTACCAAATTCATTAACTATCGATTGGGCGACAGATGAGCTGTGTTGGGCCGACGCCGGAACCTTCACGATAa GTTGTATTGAAATAGACAATAGGAAGGTCACTATTGTCGCAAATGAACTCTCTTATCCGTTTGGCTTGGCAATTTCACAGAGTCATTATTACTGGACCGACTGGAAAAC ACACAAGATCGAAGTCGGCATGAAGACTAATGGCGAAAGACGCACACCACTGTCTATCCCGCCAGGTGGAAGCGGGAAACTATACGGTATCGTGGTCGTTCCTGAGTCATGTCCCAGAG TGACAAATGTATGCCAGTACGATAACGGAAGGTGCAACAAGAATCAACTTTGTCTACCGGACGGCCAGGGCGGCAGAACGTGTGCGTGCGCTGATGATGCGACAGGACCCTGTACCGACTCCCGTTATTAG
- the LOC105839104 gene encoding nidogen isoform X2, whose translation MARGAARWSVLLGSLALALALIAPFTAALSKRDLYQYVGSGSNVLETDSNRMLISAEAVLKTPIVFYDKIYNSIFVNGNGVLSFARAMQRFFNIAFPLDDPVIAPLYTHVDTRASGTIYWSETDSPEVLARAGGLIRSAFKNATNFVPTHVFLATWMDVGYYNERNDKVNTYQVAISSNGTHSFVELLYPENGIQWIQGESHPNGLPDAKAQAGFMSEGKMYTLRGSGTDQIQNVDKWSNVNRPGQWLFQVGPIDESENVKTPDNVEDTMTMHQAASCRTGATTCHSKATCIDYEIGFCCSCKQGYFGNGKSCQPNDVPLRVIGRITGKLNGVEFPSRDLQCYVQTKDGRTYTALSRIPEEIGASFQLLGNLGGVIGWLFAKPVSDTENGYELTGGLFNHTAELNFPSSGDKVTIRSNYLGLDVFGQLKMEADITGTVPHLERDTRIEYGDYDELYTRAKPGLIRSQSERTCKLSRGGGDEREIAFKLDQIINYRECPHAVFDPEDDTTRLKYFRGVTAYEGTEGIIRFAVNTKITPLEEEDPCIQGRQTCGDHSSCVVDGDSFRCVCNAGYQYLYEEDGSAICVDVNECTAGNHMCSPDAQCINQEGSHMCQCRAGFTGDGRVCERLPSCEDTRCGNYEQCSMIGGVPTCTCIPGFEETDQGCYPSQHVPCNEEDNCSPYGLCSFDGNRKKHVCVCMPGYIGDGYTCYSESDVTTTDGPPQPQCVVGVCWCPNGWEFRDYACVRQEGEQYEHTTVDYKMRDLSCNVVNRCHPYAQCIYVTSTGDYECRCNPGYEGDGMECTKTDECNDNSECETNEQCTYHPMNSRYECTCKPGFSIDVDDRCVPSDCSTNLSQCHVNAQCVPSGDGSGYKCVCINGYHGDGIRQCVEDHIGCNVLNNCGRNAICGYNQTSANFACVCQPGYYGNGFTCRPQSSCRHDPNLCSSDAKCVSTGENQFACVCNEGYVGDGINCKRRPTHDSNFLLVNQGMATHRIPFVPTRQNPGNPIYIAYTQMAIALDIDCLGGKAYTSDITGNRIVELSYNGSMAATFIPKVSSPEGLSVDWVSRNIFWTDSGKTTVEVASLVTKKRKVLVSDGLVNPRGIAVHPYRGKIFWSDWNRAAPKLEWANEDGTDRAIFLQGDYVKLPNSLTIDWATDELCWADAGTFTISCIEIDNRKVTIVANELSYPFGLAISQSHYYWTDWKTHKIEVGMKTNGERRTPLSIPPGGSGKLYGIVVVPESCPRVTNVCQYDNGRCNKNQLCLPDGQGGRTCACADDATGPCTDSRY comes from the exons ATGGCTCGCGGCGCAGCACGCTGGAGCGTTCTGCTGGGCTCGCTGGCCCTCGCGCTGGCCCTAATCGCGCCCTTCACCGCAGCTTTATCCAAAAGGGACCTATACCAATATGTCGGATCGGGTTCTAACGTCCTCGAAACCGATAGCAACAGAATGCTGATATCCGCCGAGGCTGTTCTCAAAACACCCATCGTTTTCTACGACAAAATCTACAACTCGATATTC GTAAATGGAAATGGCGTTCTCTCATTTGCCAGAGCCATGCAGAGGTTTTTCAACATTGCGTTCCCTCTTGATGATCCAGTCATCGCGCCTCTTTACACGCACGTTGATACAAGAGCTTCCGGAACGATTTATTGGAGCGAAACTGACTCCCCTGAGGTTCTCGCTAGAGCCGGAGGACTGATTCGTAGCGCTTTCAAAAACGCCACTAACTTTGTGCCCACACATGTCTTTTTGGCCACTTGGATGGACGTTGGTTATTACAATGAGCGAAATGATAAG GTGAATACTTATCAAGTCGCTATATCATCCAACGGTACGCATTCCTTTGTTGAACTACTGTACCCGGAAAATGGTATACAGTGGATCCAGGGTGAATCGCATCCTAACGGTCTCCCAGATGCCAAGGCACAGGCAGGATTCATGAGCGAGGGCAAAATGTATACCCTTAGGGGCTCGGGCACAGACCAAATTCAGAATGTCGACAA GTGGTCGAATGTAAATAGGCCTGGCCAGTGGCTGTTTCAAGTCGGTCCTATCGACGAAAGCGAAAATGTAAAGACACCCGATAATGTCGAAG ACACGATGACTATGCATCAAGCGGCCAGCTGTAGGACCGGCGCCACCACTTGCCACAGCAAAGCGACCTGCATCGATTACGAGATCGGATTCTGCTGCAGTTGCAAGCAGGGCTATTTCGGCAACGGGAAATCCTGCCAGCCAAACG acgTGCCACTCCGAGTTATTGGTCGAATAACTGGCAAGCTAAACGGCGTCGAATTTCCCTCGAGGGATCTTCAATGTTACGTGCAAACCAAAGATGGACGAACGTACACGGCCTTATCAAGGATACCTGAAGAAATCGGTGCTAGTTTTCAACTTTTGGGCAATTTAGGTGGCGTGATTGGCTGGCTATTCGCAAAACCCGTCAGCGATACTGAGAACGGATACGAGCTTACAG GCGGCTTATTCAATCACACGGCGGAGCTGAACTTCCCGTCGAGCGGTGACAAAGTGACGATACGCAGTAATTACCTCGGATTGGACGTCTTCGGTCAGCTGAAAATGGAAGCGGACATCACGGGTACGGTGCCGCATCTGGAGCGGGACACCAGGATAGAGTACGGCGATTACGACGAGCTCTACACACGCGCCAAGCCGGGATTGATCCGTTCTCAAAGCGAGCGCACCTGTAAACTTTCGCGTGGCGGCGGGGACGAACGGGAGATCGCTTTCAAGCTGGATCAGATAATCAACTATCGGGAGTGCCCGCACGCTGTCTTCGATCCCGAGGACGACACAACCAGGCTGAAGTACTTCAGGGGTGTCACTGCTTACGAGGGCACCGAAGGCATTATACGATTCGCCGTCAACACTAAGATAACACCCCTCGAGGAGGAGGACCCGTGTATTCAGGGACGACAGACTTGCGGTGATCACAGCTCTTGTGTGGTCGACGGAGACAGCTTCAGATGCGTGTGTAACGCAGG GTATCAGTATCTGTACGAGGAAGACGGCAGTGCGATTTGCGTGGACGTGAACGAATGCACAGCCGGTAATCACATGTGTTCCCCAGACGCTCAATGTATTAATCAAGAAGGCAGCCACATGTGCCAATGTAGAGCTGGCTTTACGGGAGACGGTCGTGTTTGTGAAA GGTTGCCATCTTGCGAGGATACTCGTTGCGGAAATTATGAACAATGTTCAATGATCGGAGGTGTACCTACGTGCACCTGTATTCCTGGTTTTGAGGAAACAGATCAGGGATGTTACCCTTCACAACATG TACCCTGTAACGAGGAGGATAACTGTTCCCCATACGGACTCTGTAGTTTCGACGGGAATAGGAAGAAACACGTGTGCGTTTGTATGCCTGGTTATATCG GCGATGGATACACGTGTTACTCCGAATCCGACGTCACCACAACAGACGGACCGCCGCAACCGCAGTGCGTGGTTGGAGTGTGTTGGTGCCCGAATGGTTGGGAATTCCGTGACTATGCCTGCGTGAGGCAAGAGGGAGAACAATACGAACATACGACAGTTGACTATAAAATGCGAGACT TATCTTGCAACGTGGTGAACAGGTGTCATCCTTACGCCCAGTGCATCTACGTGACGAGTACCGGCGATTACGAGTGCCGCTGTAATCCGGGATACGAGGGCGATGGTATGGAATGCACCAAGACAG ACGAGTGCAACGATAATTCCGAGTGCGAGACGAACGAACAATGCACCTACCATCCCATGAACTCGCGCTACGAGTGCACCTGCAAGCCCGGATTCAGTATAGATGTGGACGATCGATGCGTGCCGTCCGATTGCTCGACGAATCTTTCTCAGTGCCACGTAAACGCGCAATGCGTGCCGTCCGGCGACGGTAGTGGCTACAAATGCGTCTGCATAAACGGCTATCACGGCGACGGTATACGTCAGTGTGTGGAGGACCATATTGGCTGTAACGTTTTGAATAACTGCGGCCGAAACGCAATTTGTGGATACAATCAGACGTCCGCGAATTTCGCGTGTGTCTGCCAACCG GGTTACTATGGTAATGGTTTTACATGTCGGCCACAATCTTCGTGCAGACATGATCCTAATCTCTGCTCTTCCGATGCAAAGTGCGTGTCGACTGGTGAAAATCAATTCGCTTGCGTTTGCAACGAGGGTTACGTCGGCGATGGCATAAATTGTAAGCGCCGGCCGACGCACGACTCTAACTTTTTGCTGGTGAACCAAGGAATGGCCACGCATCGGATACCGTTCGTGCCCACACGACAGAATCCAGGAAATCCGATCTACATAGCTTATACGCAAATGGCGATAGCTCTAGATATCGATTGCCTTGGCGGTAAAGCTTACACCAGCGATATCACtg GCAACAGGATAGTCGAACTATCTTATAACGGATCGATGGCAGCGACATTTATTCCGAAAGTTAGCAGTCCCGAGGGACTGTCGGTCGATTGGGTCTCGAGGAACATCTTCTGGACCGACTCAGGCAAGACGACCGTCGAGGTTGCTAGTCTAGTGACAAAGAAACGCAAAGTCCTCGTTTCCGATGGACTGGTCAATCCGAGGGGAATAGCTGTTCATCCATATCGGGG aaaaatattttggtcTGATTGGAATCGCGCCGCTCCGAAACTGGAGTGGGCTAATGAAGATGGAACAGATCGAGCAATCTTCCTTCAGGGTGATTACGTTAAGCTACCAAATTCATTAACTATCGATTGGGCGACAGATGAGCTGTGTTGGGCCGACGCCGGAACCTTCACGATAa GTTGTATTGAAATAGACAATAGGAAGGTCACTATTGTCGCAAATGAACTCTCTTATCCGTTTGGCTTGGCAATTTCACAGAGTCATTATTACTGGACCGACTGGAAAAC ACACAAGATCGAAGTCGGCATGAAGACTAATGGCGAAAGACGCACACCACTGTCTATCCCGCCAGGTGGAAGCGGGAAACTATACGGTATCGTGGTCGTTCCTGAGTCATGTCCCAGAG TGACAAATGTATGCCAGTACGATAACGGAAGGTGCAACAAGAATCAACTTTGTCTACCGGACGGCCAGGGCGGCAGAACGTGTGCGTGCGCTGATGATGCGACAGGACCCTGTACCGACTCCCGTTATTAG